From the Sphingomonas aliaeris genome, one window contains:
- a CDS encoding TetR/AcrR family transcriptional regulator, with protein MNSSHDRLIDAVIHAWERDGAAGVSARAIARDAAIPVSSIYHHFGDMDGLLLRAGEVALGRATRWFDAQSHELAGMFGDPTAFAHLLSAVIDDWCERQRPLAYAWREIQSLAMRDPRHGGAAGAWWTMAFEFWRPVCDRFGIGDLTGSVVLTFDEESSLHLIRWRRLIDRAALSELCGTWAGWAGGRTGIDAPWRTLAMREALAGQPVAPGQDAVTEDIADAAARTVAQRGVSGLTHRAVAEEAGQTLGIVSNRFRSSADLLRAACYALYRQIVRPFGESDTPIDLIAGAQDRGGDDLALRAFFELTLAASREPALQPFAAQLRYLRGRTSIRHLRAISPADREPSVADGALLSTLFSSQNRIRLAGVDLPGIDQGVEAMLARLSKR; from the coding sequence ATGAACTCTTCGCACGATCGCCTGATCGACGCCGTGATCCACGCCTGGGAGCGGGACGGAGCCGCCGGTGTCTCGGCACGCGCGATCGCGCGGGATGCTGCTATTCCCGTGTCGTCGATCTACCATCACTTCGGCGACATGGATGGATTGTTGCTGCGTGCTGGCGAGGTCGCACTGGGCCGCGCGACCCGGTGGTTCGACGCGCAATCGCACGAACTGGCGGGAATGTTTGGCGATCCAACGGCGTTCGCCCACCTGCTCTCCGCTGTCATAGACGACTGGTGCGAACGTCAGCGCCCGCTGGCTTATGCCTGGCGTGAAATTCAGTCGCTGGCGATGCGTGACCCGCGCCACGGTGGCGCGGCGGGAGCGTGGTGGACGATGGCTTTCGAATTTTGGCGCCCGGTCTGCGATCGTTTCGGGATTGGGGACCTGACCGGATCGGTCGTGCTGACGTTCGATGAGGAAAGCTCTCTTCACCTGATACGATGGCGGCGCCTGATCGACCGCGCGGCCTTATCGGAACTGTGCGGCACATGGGCAGGATGGGCCGGGGGCCGCACCGGCATCGACGCCCCCTGGCGGACGCTGGCGATGCGCGAGGCGCTGGCGGGGCAGCCGGTCGCGCCCGGTCAGGATGCAGTCACGGAGGATATTGCAGATGCCGCCGCGCGTACGGTCGCGCAACGCGGCGTTTCCGGGCTGACGCATCGTGCGGTCGCCGAAGAAGCCGGCCAAACTTTGGGCATCGTATCGAACCGGTTCCGCAGCAGTGCCGACCTGCTGCGCGCGGCGTGCTACGCACTATATCGGCAGATCGTCCGCCCGTTCGGTGAAAGCGATACGCCGATCGATCTGATCGCTGGCGCACAGGATCGGGGCGGGGACGACCTTGCCTTGCGTGCCTTCTTCGAACTGACTCTTGCCGCCTCGCGTGAACCCGCACTCCAGCCATTCGCCGCGCAGCTTCGCTATCTGCGCGGACGGACGTCGATCCGGCATTTGCGCGCCATATCGCCGGCGGATCGCGAACCGTCCGTCGCCGACGGCGCGCTGCTGTCCACGCTTTTTTCCTCGCAAAACCGGATACGTCTAGCGGGGGTGGACTTACCCGGAATCGATCAGGGTGTCGAGGCGATGCTGGCGCGCCTGTCGAAACGGTAG
- a CDS encoding TonB-dependent receptor translates to MIIFNTTIASRIAIAAAIAASMAMPARAQQSTAGDAAVAAPASDPVDPPGGDEIVVTGSIVEAQRSSIMQKRMADNLVDIAAADAVGRFPDQNSAAALARLPAVAVQRDQGQERYIQVRGAPNRWTSVSIDNVPVIGVDEGGTTRAYRFDAIPAVLLSSLAINKSLTSDLQAEAIVANIDLRTYSPMSEKGLNVQGDLGYGIMALGGGEQRQGSLRASWSNDVFGVVVGGSHYRRHQVTDNREVGLYDEPTNAADTQFGPTELDIRSYRLVRENNGLFAGLEFEPIDGQRMWAKAIYTDFNDDEQRNQYELRLDRASSGTRNLTGGALVRVPVRGTFNDGQYRTRNYINTIGGELDDKNGFKVAVAMNYTRTENTTHLPLIQASTPTAASPSLTYDFSDPRLPVVQLFGTVAGTVPSRGSALSGFDQRTLAAPIAIIGRQDSFTDSYTMKLDMSQELGAVTLSAGGLYSDRTITGFTFATANVVNLASFPAGSGLSFDINRYVTDQNWDTGFPLGFTLKNIDNKSMRRDVDTILARLQTLGIYDTARDVPASNRYALGERLLAGYGMAKLKFDGGQVVAGLRVERFDLDNRGTATLAGGALAPLSVGQTYTDLFPSVNSRFDLTDRLVFRIAGQRGIARPSFGEVRVGSSIDDTASPGQIGGGNPTLRPEYTWGIDGSLEYYLPGSGILSIAGFHRWVDNVLYASTQRVGSNAFDSSGVDRSGYLLSSTFNGRSGRLYGVEFNYQQRFTFLPGLLDGFGFQGNLTLIGGSFDTVERKDIRFPGTSNRIANASLYYEKFGLSARVSYQHRTRWLDTLGGLGLGGSSDEYRAGYDNVDVAIRYAVTPNVSLYADLSNLTNAVYSAYQGNEGRPTEVEQIGRRYMGGIRFNF, encoded by the coding sequence ATGATAATCTTCAACACCACGATCGCGTCCCGTATCGCCATCGCCGCCGCGATCGCCGCCAGCATGGCGATGCCCGCTCGCGCGCAGCAATCGACCGCAGGCGACGCAGCCGTCGCCGCCCCCGCATCCGATCCGGTGGATCCGCCCGGTGGCGACGAGATCGTCGTTACGGGATCGATCGTCGAGGCACAGCGCTCGTCGATCATGCAGAAGCGGATGGCGGACAATCTGGTAGATATCGCCGCTGCCGATGCCGTCGGACGCTTTCCCGACCAGAACAGTGCGGCGGCGCTCGCCCGCCTGCCCGCAGTCGCGGTACAGCGCGATCAGGGGCAGGAACGCTATATCCAGGTTCGCGGCGCACCCAACCGCTGGACCTCGGTCAGCATCGACAACGTGCCGGTCATCGGCGTTGACGAAGGGGGCACCACCCGCGCGTATCGCTTCGATGCGATCCCGGCCGTTCTGCTCAGCAGCCTCGCCATCAACAAGTCGCTGACGTCAGACCTTCAGGCGGAGGCGATCGTCGCCAATATCGATCTGCGCACCTATTCGCCGATGAGCGAGAAGGGGCTGAATGTTCAGGGGGACCTCGGCTATGGTATCATGGCACTTGGCGGTGGTGAGCAGCGCCAGGGATCGCTGCGGGCAAGCTGGTCCAACGACGTGTTCGGCGTCGTGGTCGGTGGCTCGCACTATCGCCGCCATCAGGTGACCGACAATCGCGAGGTCGGATTGTACGACGAACCGACCAATGCCGCCGACACGCAGTTTGGTCCGACCGAACTCGATATCCGCAGCTATCGACTGGTGCGCGAGAATAACGGCTTGTTCGCCGGGCTGGAGTTCGAGCCGATCGACGGCCAGCGCATGTGGGCGAAGGCGATCTACACCGATTTCAACGACGACGAGCAACGCAACCAGTACGAACTGCGCCTCGACCGGGCGTCGTCGGGCACGCGCAACCTGACGGGCGGCGCTCTCGTACGGGTTCCGGTGCGGGGCACGTTCAACGACGGCCAGTATCGCACCCGGAACTATATCAACACGATCGGTGGCGAACTGGATGACAAGAACGGCTTTAAGGTCGCGGTCGCGATGAACTATACCCGCACCGAGAATACGACCCATCTGCCGCTCATCCAGGCAAGCACGCCGACAGCGGCATCGCCGTCGCTCACCTACGACTTCAGCGACCCGCGTTTGCCCGTCGTACAGCTGTTCGGGACAGTCGCCGGCACGGTGCCTTCGCGGGGCAGCGCCTTGTCCGGGTTCGACCAGCGGACGCTCGCCGCGCCCATCGCGATCATCGGTCGGCAGGACAGCTTCACCGACAGCTATACGATGAAGCTCGATATGTCGCAGGAGCTCGGCGCGGTCACGCTGTCGGCGGGCGGCCTGTATAGCGACCGGACGATCACCGGCTTCACCTTCGCCACCGCCAATGTCGTCAATCTCGCCAGCTTCCCCGCGGGTTCGGGGCTAAGCTTCGACATCAACCGTTATGTCACCGACCAGAACTGGGACACCGGCTTCCCGCTCGGCTTCACCCTCAAGAACATCGACAATAAAAGCATGCGTCGCGACGTCGATACGATCCTCGCGCGCTTGCAGACGCTCGGAATCTACGACACCGCGCGCGACGTGCCCGCCAGCAACCGGTATGCGTTGGGTGAGCGGCTGCTCGCAGGCTATGGCATGGCAAAGCTGAAGTTCGACGGAGGACAGGTCGTAGCGGGCTTGCGCGTCGAACGGTTCGACCTCGACAATCGCGGCACCGCGACATTGGCCGGCGGCGCGCTGGCGCCTCTGTCGGTCGGGCAGACCTATACCGATCTGTTTCCCAGCGTGAACAGCCGGTTCGACCTTACCGATCGCCTCGTTTTCCGTATCGCGGGACAGCGCGGGATCGCGCGCCCATCGTTCGGCGAGGTGCGCGTCGGATCGTCGATCGACGACACGGCCTCGCCGGGGCAGATCGGTGGCGGCAACCCGACGTTGCGCCCGGAATATACCTGGGGGATCGACGGCAGCCTGGAATATTACCTGCCGGGCAGCGGCATTCTCTCGATCGCCGGGTTTCACCGCTGGGTCGACAATGTCCTGTATGCCAGCACCCAACGCGTCGGCAGCAATGCCTTCGATTCCAGCGGCGTCGACCGTTCGGGCTATCTCCTGTCCTCGACCTTCAACGGCCGAAGCGGTCGCCTCTACGGCGTCGAATTCAACTATCAGCAGCGCTTCACTTTCCTGCCGGGACTGCTCGATGGTTTCGGCTTCCAGGGGAATCTGACGTTGATCGGCGGCAGCTTCGACACCGTCGAACGCAAGGACATCCGCTTTCCGGGTACGTCGAACCGCATCGCCAACGCCTCGCTGTATTACGAGAAGTTCGGCCTGTCCGCGCGGGTCAGCTACCAGCACCGTACCCGCTGGCTCGATACACTGGGTGGCCTCGGACTTGGCGGTAGCAGCGACGAATATCGCGCCGGATACGACAATGTCGACGTGGCGATCCGCTATGCCGTGACGCCGAACGTCTCGCTTTATGCCGACCTGAGCAACCTCACGAACGCGGTCTACTCGGCCTATCAGGGCAACGAAGGTCGCCCGACCGAGGTCGAGCAGATCGGTCGCCGATATATGGGCGGCATCCGCTTCAACTTCTGA
- a CDS encoding tyrosine-protein phosphatase, translated as MHHHFRLAAALLVMSTPFATVAIAKQGPAATQHQRVLTLEGGQNFRDLGGYRTTDGRQVKWRVLYRSGAMNGLTDADFAQLEARGIRTVCDFRSTSERDAAPVRWPDKNKPAVFADDYSMDRDFAGLMRPNLTGAQAADVMTEAYSKMPIRFASQYRRMFAELVAGRVPLAFNCSAGKDRTGIAAALVLTVLGVPRATVMEDYLLSNRYYDPRKGASGTAADDKTSAFMKNLPADALKKLIGVDRRYLDAAFATMRAQPGGFDGYLRDQLHLDAAAIRTLRARYLTRD; from the coding sequence ATGCATCATCATTTTCGACTGGCGGCGGCCCTGCTCGTCATGTCCACGCCATTTGCGACCGTCGCCATTGCCAAGCAAGGCCCGGCCGCCACCCAGCATCAGCGCGTCCTGACGCTGGAGGGCGGTCAGAATTTCCGGGATCTTGGCGGTTATCGCACGACCGACGGCCGGCAAGTGAAATGGCGCGTACTGTACCGTTCCGGCGCAATGAACGGCTTGACCGATGCCGATTTCGCGCAGTTGGAAGCGCGCGGCATCCGCACCGTCTGCGACTTCCGTTCCACGAGCGAGCGCGACGCGGCACCGGTCCGCTGGCCCGACAAGAACAAACCGGCGGTCTTCGCCGACGATTATAGCATGGACCGGGATTTCGCGGGATTGATGCGCCCGAACCTCACCGGCGCACAGGCGGCCGATGTGATGACCGAGGCCTATTCGAAGATGCCGATACGCTTCGCCAGCCAGTATCGCCGGATGTTCGCCGAACTCGTCGCCGGCCGCGTTCCGCTCGCCTTCAACTGTTCGGCGGGGAAGGATCGCACGGGCATCGCCGCTGCGCTGGTGCTGACGGTGCTCGGCGTGCCCCGCGCGACGGTGATGGAAGATTATCTTTTATCCAACCGCTATTACGACCCGCGCAAGGGCGCGAGCGGTACCGCCGCCGACGACAAGACCAGCGCCTTCATGAAAAACCTCCCGGCCGACGCGTTGAAAAAGCTGATTGGTGTCGATCGCCGATACCTCGATGCGGCCTTCGCGACGATGCGAGCTCAGCCCGGCGGTTTCGACGGATATCTGCGCGACCAATTGCACCTCGATGCCGCCGCGATCCGGACTTTGCGCGCGCGATATCTAACCCGGGACTGA